The genomic interval acctaccaAACTGGAGTGTGGAGCTCAGACAAGcaaggaaatgaaaaaaataaaaataaaataataataataataataaaaaataaaaaataaattatcccGTATAACCCTATgtctttaataaatttaataatggcTCTATACTTCTTCCATTGCTCAAAATTACATTCCAAAAAGCTTTGTATATTGTAAGTGTTAATGTCCAATTTTTCCATTTCTTGAATAAGCAATATTCTTTCATTTTCGTACTgttgacatgaaaataaaatatgctctATTGTCTCTGATTCATCACAATTTCTACATTTACCTGTTGCATGCTTTCCTATTTTAAAAAGGGAATGATTTAGTCCAGAATGTCCAATTCTAAGACGTGAAATGATAATATCTTCCTTCCTGTTCTTATATACACTTCTTCCATTTCCTACAAGTTGTTGGATGCTATTAAGATGTCTGCCCTTGCTATCAACATCCCATGCTTCTTGCCATTTACTATGAGTGACTTCTTTCACTTTAGCCTGAACCTCTTTTTTACTAAGAGCCACTTGTATGTCAACATCTGCATGATTTAAAGCTTGCTTAGCTAGTTTGTCAGCCACTTCATTAGCCTCTACTCCCACATGAGCAGGGACCCACAAAAACATAATAAGACTAGTGTATTACTATTTCTCAATAAACTTGCTAGAATTTCAAAAATAATATCTTGCCTAGTTGATTTTAGTCTACTTGCAAGGCTTGAAAGTGCTGCATAAGAATCAGAACAGATGACTGCTAACCTAGGTTTTACATCCTCCACCCAATGAAGTGCTACCAGAATGGCAATAAGTTCTGCTGTATACACCGATACATTATCAGTTAATCTTTTGCTGATATCACATTGAAATTTAGGGATATGCACTGCAGAAGCAGTTCTTCCAGAGGCAGGATCTTTAGAACCATCTGTGTATATGTGCAACCACGATGTATAGCTTTGATCTATATATTGCTGTGCAATAATGTTCTTGGGGATATCCTTGTCATTGTTAATTTGCGTTTGAATTTGAAAATGTGCTACAGAAGCACGGTAGACAGAGTGAATGTTCAGTCCAGATCTGTCTGAATATTGAACATGTGTGACCGATCATGAAAAGGACATTCAGGCAATGATGACCACAGACTGATGAGCAGCTGAAGAAGAAACAATTATTATCCTCGATTTACAAACAATTGAACACTGAAATTAAAAGGAAAGTTGACGTGACACAGTGTGAAACGTGTTTCTGTCCCATTTATCTTATATTTACAGATTACTGTTTATTTAGTCAGTGAAAACATTGAAAATTTTGTTTGCAGTTTtgtcaatcaaataaatattaaatatgggtTTCTATTTAATCCTGTCGAGATGTTTTATGTCTTGAGGtctataaaagttaaaaataataatgataaatataaatttcaaagCATTCTATGTACTGTAATTATAAACTATACTGTCAGTTTACCATAGTTATCCAAATTAAGTAAATCATTCccgtttttttttcaattcataaGAATAAAAACTTCTTATATTTGGGTTAAAATCAATCCCATGGCGTCATCTAGTGGACAACATTAATATCACTGCCTTAGCGTCCCaaatatgataaattaataaaattaagcatGTTTGCTTAGAACGACTTTGTTCTCGATGCCATTTAATGTTAAAGATCGAATGTCTAATGAATATCTattataaatacaactttatttctgttaaaattacactcttctatgtcaagatcacaaggaaacaagaaagaaatgtaattcaaGCAGAAATCATGCATTTCCTCTCAGTTTTTCCCTACTGTTTGTAGCATCCAAGCAAACTGAACATTAATGTGCTTGTACTTCACTTCAACACCAACTTaacagataaacataatttatcaaACATAAAATAGACTTTATGCAGTTATTATTATGCACTGTTACCACGTTTTGGGAAATATCTTAAAAACAACCTGTTACAAATGCATCTACTGTAATGCAAACCTTACATTTCGTGTAAAGCGAAGTATACTGAGACGacgtatatatcaggcgtcttgtgaggcggcgtatattgagacggcgtatatatcaggcgtcttgtgaggcggcgtatattgagacggcgtatatatcaggcgtcatCTAAGGCAACGTAGCTAGGTTCAGACGTACTGAGAACACgtactatttttgttaaatttcttACGTACGCCGTCGTCACGTCGCCGCCTATGATTGGTTCCAACAGTGACGTCGCCGCGACGTCGCCGCGGGTCTGTCGTCTGCCCTCCCATTCAATCCCATTCAAAAATGAACACGGACTGACGGCGACGGAAGGGTCGactgctccttctccttctcctgctAAGGCCTTAGATGTGTCACAAAATGCACGCCAtacactctctctgttttctttcacacaaacacacacaacctcGATAATTAACCTAATCTTGAAATCTCCACCGTCCCCTTAACGTTTTACCGCTTCCGTCCCATTTTCCCTCTTAAAAAGATGCCTAATCGTAATCATATGTCTGCACGATGCCTTGTTTTCTACACCCCTTGGGCGAGCTCGCGCGTTCACAGGCGCGCGTACGCACGCGCGAGCTTCATAAATTGAGCTGAGGTCGGTTCAACGCGGTTTCTGAGGCGGACTGAGGGATGAACTTGACTCTTCTGTGAAGGTCTTTAAAGAACAGACAGAAGCCTGAAATTAATCCTCGTTACACATACTTTTTTGACTACTTTATATAGTCTATTGTCTACATCATTTTAGTATTGTTAAATAATCTTTATGGAATTAACTGTGGGAAAGGATTCCTTCCTGGAATGTTTTGGCTCGCAAAATGCGTCGTTTTGTGTatcttttcttatttattttcgcTCCAGGTAAGACGACTATTTCATTAATAGACGATGTATTTGCTAAATGCTAAATACATTATCTTATATTTAAACGTGTCCATTAGCCATATTTTTAGAAGGTtgataaaaactgtatttaatagtttttaaatagtttattttatgatTCATCTATATATTATccttttaaaaatgcatcatagTAATCTTAAAATATACTGTAGTGGGCCTGATCATAAAATATAGGTACTGAATCTTTATGTACCACAGATTTTACACACGTGTCAGAAGTACCATGGTACTTCTAggctacatttttgttttttgtttttcttggacATTTACATTGATAGTAGGCTACTATGAGTAAAAGTTGCAACCATTTTACCTCACAAAAAAAACAAGgttaaagtacaaaagtactgatactttttataaaatgttattaaaagttattacctaactttaaggtaaaaaaatatgtaaagttTCTTAACTtattgaagatgatgatgatttttCTGTAGGTAACACACTGTTGAACTTGAATCAAGACTGTGGAGGTAAAATTCTTGGAGAGAGGAGTGGCTCAATTCAGCCAAACAGCCTTTTATTGAACAGATTTACCAGTAACAACACAGAAAAACCGTTGGATGTTACCTGCACTTGGATTATTGATGCTTATGAAAATCAGACTGTTTGGATAGAGGTCATTTCTGTTGGGAAAGGCGCTCGTATTGGAATTAAATTTGGGAATGGGAATACACTGATCTATGAAAGAGAGGAGCGGGCACAATTCTCTGGCACTGGGAGAACCATCATTGAATGGAGCTTGAGAAGGACTGATGAAACATTTTCCTCATTACATCTGAGTAAGGCAATTATGTACCATGCTATTATcatattctttcaaaaacatttttttcaaaaagtgTTTGTGAAAAGTATATGGACAATACCCAGTAAAAAAAAGGTTGTTGTATATTTGTTAATTTCCCTTAGTgttagaatctttttttttattggaaaaataTATGCAATACAGATAATCTtggcaaaaatctaaatatcctCCATATTTTCCTTATTCAtacaaagttaaataaaaacgTTATCTTTCTTCTGCTGTTATTTAGTATATACAGatacatatgcaaataaataaatgcagtgttcTTAGTTAGTGTTGGAATCTTGTGTCTTGAATAATCTCATAATTTCTGTTTCCATTCAtcattgtctgtgtgtttttctcaGGATGGAACACGTCAGAGGACAGTCACACTCCTGCTTTGATTCCTTACACCCACTCTGATGCTGACCCGGTGTCTCCCTCTCCGAATGGCTCAAACGATGTAACTTACACTGCTGACATTCCAGTGAGCAGCAATGCAGCCCCCAAAACACACACTCTCAGGGGTGAGAGTATACAGCAGGGCGGAGGTGTGTCTGACCTGGACGATAAGCGCAGACCCCTATTTCCGCAGGAAATCACCAACAATGGACAGGAAACGGCTGGAGCCTGGATCTCCGACCTCACACTCACTGGCACACATTCCTATTCTGATACACAGACCAGCTCTGCCCTtgacacacacatgaacacacatacaATGTTGTCTAATGAACCTATTTTGATGCAGTCTTCTACTGAAATCCAATCACCATTGGTGTCTGTACAAACTACACCCAAACAGGCAACTGATGTGGCAAAAACAAGTGTACTCTTAACCACAAATGATGTTTCACACACTGAACTACATATAGgaagttcacagcagacacatacacatgcatatacCAAAATACAgcccaaaatgacaaaaagagaTGATCCAGGTTCAATGTTTCCAACTTCCAGCTTTATGACTATAAGTCCGGATTATATTCAGCCATTCGACAGAACTTCTAAACACTTTCTTAGTGACAGTTCTCACAAGTCTATAGCAACCACGGTGACGCTCCCAAATAGGGATGAGTTTACAATATCAGAGGATGTTGGGATGAgtcaatttgatttgatttttgggAGTTCAAACACAATTACAGATGACAACCAACGTATATCTTTAGAGGTGGACAGGACAGATCGCTCTCCAAGGtcaactaatgcagatcaattaATTACTAATCCAACAATCTATGCTGATTCAGTACTCACTACTAGTACGCCTGCAACAGTCTCAGAGTTTCCAGATGTTAATCAAACCCACACATTAGCGTTTTCTGAAAGTGACATGGCTGAATACTCCACGTCTCCAAATGAGACGCCAATAAATGTTACAGCTGAGAATGAGCCAACAACTTCAGGCGAGTTCATGCACTCTACATATAACACACTTGAGACTCCAACTTTGACATCTTTGGAAGCATCAACCACCCTCACCTCACACACAACCCAAAGTCAACACGATACTAGCACCCGAGGAACCAGCTCCGCATCTGCGTCAATCTCGTACCAGACATCACACAACACTAACGAAACCAGTGACTTCACCTCTTTCCCAGCTACCATCCTTCCAGACCTGACCCCTACTGAGAGTCCTAGTACCCTAGAAAGGGACAAGGATCTGTCACCATCTGAAAGTGAGTGTATCGGGCTTGCATGCACTTTGTATTTAGCGTCCACAGTACAAGGCAAGCAAGAACGTCCCGTCACCAGCCCTCCATCAATCTCTTTGTCAAGTCCTCAGATTAGTCATGATGTGACTTCTGACCTCATGGTTGAAGACAGCACTACAGTGAGATCTGAGAACCGCACTGATTTAGAAGAACTTGATGGGTCTCCATCACAAGTCCAGAATACCAACACAACATCAAGTATGCCAACTGAATTCCCTATATACACATCTACACCTCCGTATTCAACATCTTCGGAAAACACACAGAGCAATGTGGGATTTTCCGACATAACTGATATCAGTGAGATGAGTAGTGGTCAAACAATGAGTGATCCTACTCAGACTAGAACAACAAGTTTGAAAACAATTCTGGGCTTATCTCCATTTAACGACATTCATACTGTATCAACAGAAAACACTAATGGGTTTACCGCCCACACGATCGCCACACTGAGTACTTCATCATTGGAAACCACAACTCCATACATCTCTCAGCTCAGTACAACTGTTCCAACAAGCAAATCTGTTAGTACGACCTCTCCACATTGGAAAACTAGCCCCCAGATTAATCCACATGCCACGTCCACAGAAACTACTTCAGTCCAGGTCCAGACACACATTCCAGTGCATAAACCCAGCACTGTCAGACTTCTCCAAAATATGACCACAAGCTCTTATCTAAttaaaacaaaagcacacacagTACCTACACAAGCAGTGACTCAAACATCTTGGATCCGTTCTACTGCATCCAGCTTTGACAGGAAGTGGCTACATGCACGCCATTATTTTATAGTAAAGGACCAGCCAGCAATCATCAAGGGTGAGTAATATATCTGTCACTTTTGCTTCTTGAGGCCACTAATTTTTCACTTATCCGTATTCTTGGTAAACAtgagtcttgttttttttttttttttttgaaaaaaaaacatgcattcttctgtttttcagaaaaaaCATTTCAAGTACTCTTACAGATTGTTCTGGAAGGAGATTATGCCCCTAGCATGAGGTTACTTGAGGTGAAACCATTTGAATTGCTTTATATACACTACCATGCCAAACCTCTGTAGGCTATGTGAATTttcatgttttgaaagaagtcttatttgataaaaatacagtttttgaaacCCCAAATTTAAAATGTCAGCAGATGGTTTATGGCCATTTGATTACCATTGCTCTTCTTCCACTCCTGTAGGTGGAGACATTTCTGCACAACCTTTCTGGATTTCAGAATCAACATGTAACCTGGCACAGGTAAAATTTTTACTGACATAGATATTGTCGACCAGACATTGCTTTAATGAAATTCATAATTCAGTGAGTACTTGTAATTTTAAATAAGACTTGTGTTAAATAAGTTGATTTAATGGATTCTGCAATGGATATTTTCATCAGTGGCCCAGTTCTGCAAACACTAGTGCAGTTCCAAACAGTGGAAGCACTCTCCTGGCTGGAAAGGGTGGAGTCTCTGTTACAAGAGGCGGGGTTAAACCCACTGCCAAAGAAAGGAATACTTGTGGGGGGAGTTAAAGTGAAGAATATTACTGTGGGAGGTGAGTGTTGAATAACGAGATTTTAACCACTTAAATATCTCTCACTTTTATTTCTATCTCAGAACACCTATCAtaccttaatattttttttaattagttttctttgtttctttccaaGGTTTGCAGACAGATGTTTGTGAATGGTTGTTTGAATGTCCATCTGGTTTCCAGTGTGTTTCTTCAAAGGGCAATGCCACCTGTACATCTGTGTGCCACTCTGAATACTGCAAACATCATGGCATCTGTGTCCATCACCTCGGGCAACAGCCTATTTGCCAGTAAGTTGCATGTACAGTTACATGCAGTGTAGTTTTGCATAGTCACATCCTTTATTTGCAGCATACAATTTGATCTTAATTGCAACTCATTCTAGTCCAGACCTGTGCATTTATACGTGCACACTGATTAACCCAGTAAAGcctaacaaattaaataatagtcagaaaaatatatcaatatttttggAATGGAGCAGTTTATTAAACctttagatgaaaaaaaagaaaagcttttgtgttttttaagtatcatatttgatacatcaggcttttatggcttatAAAGTGTTATGGAGTTCACACTTGATTTTATTCAGAGGAACAAACAA from Carassius auratus strain Wakin chromosome 26, ASM336829v1, whole genome shotgun sequence carries:
- the LOC113044530 gene encoding cell wall protein RBR3, with amino-acid sequence MRRFVYLFLFIFAPGNTLLNLNQDCGGKILGERSGSIQPNSLLLNRFTSNNTEKPLDVTCTWIIDAYENQTVWIEVISVGKGARIGIKFGNGNTLIYEREERAQFSGTGRTIIEWSLRRTDETFSSLHLRWNTSEDSHTPALIPYTHSDADPVSPSPNGSNDVTYTADIPVSSNAAPKTHTLRGESIQQGGGVSDLDDKRRPLFPQEITNNGQETAGAWISDLTLTGTHSYSDTQTSSALDTHMNTHTMLSNEPILMQSSTEIQSPLVSVQTTPKQATDVAKTSVLLTTNDVSHTELHIGSSQQTHTHAYTKIQPKMTKRDDPGSMFPTSSFMTISPDYIQPFDRTSKHFLSDSSHKSIATTVTLPNRDEFTISEDVGMSQFDLIFGSSNTITDDNQRISLEVDRTDRSPRSTNADQLITNPTIYADSVLTTSTPATVSEFPDVNQTHTLAFSESDMAEYSTSPNETPINVTAENEPTTSGEFMHSTYNTLETPTLTSLEASTTLTSHTTQSQHDTSTRGTSSASASISYQTSHNTNETSDFTSFPATILPDLTPTESPSTLERDKDLSPSESECIGLACTLYLASTVQGKQERPVTSPPSISLSSPQISHDVTSDLMVEDSTTVRSENRTDLEELDGSPSQVQNTNTTSSMPTEFPIYTSTPPYSTSSENTQSNVGFSDITDISEMSSGQTMSDPTQTRTTSLKTILGLSPFNDIHTVSTENTNGFTAHTIATLSTSSLETTTPYISQLSTTVPTSKSVSTTSPHWKTSPQINPHATSTETTSVQVQTHIPVHKPSTVRLLQNMTTSSYLIKTKAHTVPTQAVTQTSWIRSTASSFDRKWLHARHYFIVKDQPAIIKEKTFQVLLQIVLEGDYAPSMRLLEVETFLHNLSGFQNQHVTWHSGPVLQTLVQFQTVEALSWLERVESLLQEAGLNPLPKKGILVGGVKVKNITVGGLQTDVCEWLFECPSGFQCVSSKGNATCTSVCHSEYCKHHGICVHHLGQQPICQCPVGEDYWFMGQRCDLRMTRPRLVGVCFGVLVAVAAIMALLSYLTVRRFKTMLMQAKVEQTRSSYRRFNHFDELSARFWGRSWPGSADSLDNPAYTRSDELLHMRALDRTCCYHDDTLSVVSTYHGSGTHLNTIYPHGSQYGWDLSNCSLADGVVDSGKASDLSVCSWPIEPIQWTPFPLLQQLNRNSTTVKASRPRSYCEGMELVDLEKSWTA